One stretch of Roseovarius mucosus DNA includes these proteins:
- the aspS gene encoding aspartate--tRNA ligase: MHAYRSHSCADLTKTDVGADVRLAGWVHRIRDHGGVLFIDLRDHYGVTQLICDPDSPVFAQVEKLRSEYCIRIDGAVKARDAGLINAKIPTGEIEVFIRDMEILGSAAELPLQVFGDQEYPEETRLRYRYLDLRREAMQRNMVLRSDVVAAMRRRMWDKGFREFQTPIITASSPEGARDFLVPSRLHPGKFYALPQAPQQFKQLIMVSGFDKYFQIAPCFRDEDPRADRSPTDFYQLDLEMSFVEQQDVFDTIAPVIAGVFQEFGGDKTVDAPEAWPQISYADSALWYGTDKPDLRNPIKMQDVSEHFLGSGFAIFAKLLEQDGTEIRAIPAPTGGSRKFCDRMNAFAQKEGLPGMGYIFWREADGAMEAAGPLAKNIGPERTEAIRQQLGLGVGDAAFFLGGKPQAFERVAGKARTVIGDELGLTDQNRFAFAWIVDFPMYEADETTGKVDFSHNPFSMPQGGIDALSGDPLKVLGYQYDLACNGYELVSGAIRNHKLDIMIKAFELAGYGEEEVRKRFGGMVNAFQYGAPPHGGCAAGIDRIVMLLAGTSNIREVIMFPMNQRAEDLMMNAPSDPTSDQLMELGLRIIPQD, from the coding sequence ATGCACGCATATCGCAGCCATTCCTGCGCAGACCTGACAAAAACGGACGTGGGCGCGGATGTGCGCCTTGCCGGTTGGGTGCACCGTATCCGCGATCATGGCGGGGTTCTTTTTATCGACCTGCGCGATCATTACGGCGTAACTCAGCTCATTTGTGACCCCGATAGCCCGGTTTTTGCGCAAGTGGAAAAGCTGCGCAGCGAATATTGCATCCGAATCGATGGGGCGGTCAAAGCGCGCGATGCTGGGTTGATCAACGCAAAGATCCCGACTGGCGAGATCGAGGTGTTCATCCGCGACATGGAGATTCTGGGCTCTGCCGCTGAATTGCCGCTGCAGGTGTTCGGCGATCAGGAATACCCAGAGGAAACACGTCTGCGCTATCGCTATCTTGACCTGCGCCGTGAGGCGATGCAGCGCAATATGGTGCTGCGCTCGGATGTGGTGGCCGCGATGCGCCGTCGCATGTGGGACAAGGGATTCCGCGAGTTTCAGACACCGATCATTACGGCCAGCAGCCCTGAAGGCGCGCGCGACTTTCTGGTGCCGTCGCGTTTGCATCCGGGCAAGTTCTATGCGCTGCCACAGGCACCGCAGCAGTTCAAGCAGCTGATCATGGTGTCGGGCTTCGACAAGTATTTTCAGATCGCGCCCTGTTTCCGGGATGAAGACCCGCGCGCCGACCGTTCGCCCACGGATTTCTACCAACTCGACCTTGAGATGAGCTTTGTCGAGCAGCAGGATGTCTTTGACACCATCGCGCCGGTGATCGCAGGTGTGTTCCAAGAGTTCGGTGGCGACAAGACGGTGGATGCGCCCGAGGCCTGGCCGCAGATTTCCTATGCGGATTCAGCGCTCTGGTATGGCACCGACAAGCCCGACCTGCGCAACCCGATCAAGATGCAGGATGTCTCCGAGCATTTCCTGGGGTCCGGTTTTGCGATCTTCGCCAAACTGTTGGAGCAAGACGGCACAGAAATTCGCGCCATTCCCGCGCCCACGGGCGGCAGCCGCAAGTTCTGCGACCGCATGAACGCCTTTGCCCAGAAAGAGGGCCTGCCGGGGATGGGGTATATTTTCTGGCGCGAGGCCGATGGCGCGATGGAGGCCGCAGGCCCCCTTGCCAAGAATATCGGCCCGGAACGCACCGAAGCGATCCGCCAGCAGCTTGGGCTTGGTGTGGGCGATGCCGCGTTTTTCCTTGGCGGCAAGCCGCAGGCCTTCGAGCGGGTGGCGGGCAAGGCGCGCACGGTGATTGGCGATGAATTGGGGCTGACGGATCAGAACCGCTTTGCCTTTGCCTGGATCGTCGATTTCCCGATGTATGAGGCCGATGAGACCACCGGCAAGGTCGATTTCTCGCATAACCCGTTTTCGATGCCGCAGGGTGGGATTGACGCGCTGAGCGGTGATCCTCTCAAAGTCTTGGGATATCAATATGATCTGGCCTGCAACGGCTATGAGCTGGTGTCGGGCGCGATCCGAAACCACAAGCTCGACATCATGATCAAGGCATTTGAGCTGGCGGGGTATGGCGAGGAAGAGGTGCGCAAGCGGTTTGGCGGGATGGTCAACGCGTTTCAATACGGCGCCCCGCCGCATGGCGGCTGTGCTGCGGGCATTGACCGGATCGTGATGTTGCTGGCGGGTACGTCGAATATCCGTGAGGTTATCATGTTCCCGATGAACCAGCGGGCCGAAGACCTGATGATGAATGCGCCCTCTGATCCAACCTCGGATCAGTTGATGGAGCTGGGATTGCGGATCATTCCACAAGACTAG
- a CDS encoding GNAT family N-acetyltransferase produces MTQNRPVGPKLVNWTPPPAPDGAPLVGRYARLDRLDSDRHAADLHRAFSVDDAIWDYLPYGPFSSSAQLHRWAREMAAGSDPLFYAITDLDSGHLGGVASYLRITPQAGTIEVGHINFAASLQRTRAATEAIFLLIQWAFEAGYRRFEWKCDALNMPSRRAAQRFGLSYEGVFRQATVVKGRNRDTAWFAAIDAEWPALKEAFTLWLDPSNFDAQGQQRESLGSLTRLVRVASDPAQR; encoded by the coding sequence ATGACGCAAAATAGGCCAGTTGGGCCAAAGCTGGTGAATTGGACCCCGCCGCCCGCGCCGGATGGTGCGCCGCTTGTTGGGCGATATGCACGGTTGGACAGGCTGGATTCGGATCGCCACGCGGCAGATCTGCACCGCGCGTTTTCGGTGGATGATGCAATTTGGGACTATCTGCCCTATGGGCCGTTTTCGTCCTCGGCGCAGTTGCACCGGTGGGCGCGGGAGATGGCGGCGGGGAGTGATCCGCTGTTTTATGCCATTACCGACCTCGACAGCGGGCATTTGGGGGGCGTTGCCAGCTATTTGCGGATCACGCCGCAGGCGGGCACAATTGAGGTGGGGCATATCAATTTTGCCGCCTCTCTTCAGCGCACCCGTGCCGCAACCGAGGCGATTTTCCTTTTGATTCAATGGGCTTTTGAAGCGGGCTATCGCCGGTTCGAATGGAAATGCGATGCGCTTAACATGCCTTCGCGACGGGCGGCGCAGAGGTTTGGGCTGAGTTACGAGGGGGTTTTCCGGCAGGCGACGGTGGTCAAGGGGCGCAATCGCGACACGGCGTGGTTTGCCGCGATTGACGCCGAATGGCCTGCGTTGAAAGAGGCCTTTACGCTTTGGCTGGACCCGTCAAATTTTGACGCTCAGGGCCAACAGCGCGAGAGCCTTGGCAGCCTCACGCGGTTGGTTCGGGTGGCCTCTGATCCGGCGCAGCGCTGA
- the thrS gene encoding threonine--tRNA ligase, whose product MAQISLSFPDGNAREYSAGVTPAEVAASISPSLAKRAISAHVDGAHWDLQWPIDRDAAISINTIKDDAPALELIRHDLAHIMARAVQEIWPDVKVTIGPVIANGWYYDFDRTAPFTPEDLGLIEKKMKEIINLRDPVRTEIWERERAIQHYRDTGEPYKVELIEAIPGSEPLRMYWHGDWQDLCRGPHLQNTGQVPADAFKLMSVAGAYWRGDSTRPMLQRIYGVAFQNRDALKDYLNFLEEADRRDHRKLGREMDLFHMQEEAPGQVFWHPNGWTVYTTLQDYMRRQQRRGGYVEVNTPQVVDRKLWERSGHWEKYQENMFIVEVDEDHAREKAVNALKPMNCPCHVQIFNQGLKSYRDLPLRMAEFGSCNRYEPSGALHGIMRVRGFTQDDAHIFCTEDQIESETARFITFLSGIYTDLGFPNFEVLFSTRPDVRAGSDEVWDKAEAALLSATRAAGIEPKVNPGEGAFYGPKLEFTLTDAIGRKWQCGTHQVDFVLPERLDANYIGTDGAKHRPVMLHRAVLGSFERFIGILIEEHAGRLPFWLAPRQVVVASIVSEADDYVTKVAQNLTDLNIRAEADTRNEKINYKVREHSLGKVPVILACGPREVEDGTVSLRRLGEKDSRIVPLDQVAAELAREATPPDLL is encoded by the coding sequence ATGGCCCAGATTTCCCTCAGCTTTCCCGATGGCAATGCGCGCGAATACAGCGCAGGCGTAACCCCCGCAGAGGTGGCCGCCAGCATCTCGCCGTCACTGGCCAAGCGCGCCATTTCCGCCCATGTGGACGGCGCACATTGGGACCTGCAATGGCCCATTGATCGCGACGCAGCCATCAGCATCAACACGATCAAGGATGACGCGCCCGCGCTCGAACTCATCCGCCACGACCTTGCCCATATCATGGCCCGCGCGGTGCAGGAAATCTGGCCAGATGTGAAGGTCACGATCGGTCCGGTCATCGCGAATGGCTGGTATTACGATTTTGACCGCACAGCCCCCTTCACCCCCGAAGATCTCGGCCTCATCGAGAAAAAGATGAAAGAGATCATCAACCTGCGTGATCCGGTGCGCACCGAAATCTGGGAGCGCGAACGCGCGATCCAGCATTACCGCGACACAGGTGAGCCCTATAAGGTCGAGTTGATCGAGGCGATCCCCGGCTCTGAACCGCTGCGCATGTATTGGCACGGCGACTGGCAGGATCTCTGCCGGGGTCCGCATTTGCAAAACACCGGGCAGGTGCCCGCCGACGCCTTCAAACTCATGAGCGTGGCCGGCGCCTATTGGCGTGGCGACAGCACCCGGCCAATGCTGCAACGCATCTATGGTGTCGCGTTCCAGAACCGCGACGCACTCAAGGATTACCTGAACTTCCTTGAAGAGGCCGACCGCCGCGACCACCGCAAATTGGGCCGCGAAATGGACCTTTTCCACATGCAGGAAGAGGCCCCCGGTCAGGTGTTTTGGCACCCCAACGGCTGGACCGTCTACACCACGCTTCAGGATTACATGCGCCGCCAGCAACGCCGCGGCGGCTATGTCGAGGTGAACACGCCCCAAGTGGTCGACCGCAAGCTGTGGGAAAGATCCGGCCATTGGGAAAAATATCAGGAAAATATGTTCATCGTCGAAGTCGACGAGGATCACGCCCGCGAAAAAGCCGTGAACGCATTGAAGCCGATGAATTGCCCCTGCCATGTGCAGATTTTCAATCAGGGCCTCAAATCCTACCGCGACCTGCCCCTGCGCATGGCTGAATTCGGCTCGTGCAACCGCTACGAACCCTCGGGTGCGCTGCATGGCATCATGCGCGTGCGGGGCTTCACGCAGGATGACGCGCATATCTTCTGCACCGAGGATCAGATCGAATCGGAAACCGCACGCTTCATCACCTTTCTGTCGGGTATCTACACCGATCTGGGCTTTCCGAATTTCGAAGTTCTCTTTTCCACCCGCCCCGATGTGCGCGCCGGATCAGACGAGGTCTGGGACAAGGCCGAAGCCGCCCTTCTATCCGCCACCCGCGCCGCAGGCATCGAACCCAAGGTTAACCCGGGCGAAGGCGCGTTCTACGGGCCCAAGCTCGAATTCACCCTGACCGATGCCATCGGGCGCAAATGGCAATGCGGCACGCATCAGGTGGATTTCGTTCTGCCCGAACGGCTGGATGCAAATTACATCGGCACCGACGGGGCCAAACACCGTCCCGTGATGCTGCACCGTGCGGTTCTGGGCAGCTTCGAGCGCTTCATCGGTATCCTGATCGAAGAGCACGCAGGCCGCCTGCCCTTCTGGTTGGCCCCCCGTCAGGTGGTGGTCGCCTCCATCGTGTCTGAGGCCGACGACTACGTTACAAAAGTCGCCCAAAACCTTACAGACCTTAACATCCGCGCCGAGGCCGACACCCGCAACGAAAAGATCAATTACAAGGTCCGCGAGCATTCCTTGGGCAAGGTTCCTGTGATCCTCGCCTGCGGCCCGCGCGAGGTCGAGGATGGCACCGTATCCCTGCGCCGCTTGGGTGAAAAGGACAGCCGCATCGTGCCTTTGGATCAGGTTGCCGCAGAACTGGCACGAGAGGCCACACCGCCTGACCTTTTGTAA
- a CDS encoding alpha/beta fold hydrolase: MADPDYLAGPEGRNLAYHRSAGSGPGVVFLGGFKSDMQGTKALWLEDWARAKGRAFLRFDYSGHGQSSGRFEDGAIGDWATDARAVIEALTEGPQILVGSSMGGWISLLLARAMPERVAGLVTIAAAPDFTEDGMWGSFDADQRHALIEDGQVALPSDYGEPYIVTRRLIEEGRNNLVLRSPLNLPFPVRFLQGTCDRDVDMSVAMRLLDHATGPDMRLCLVKGADHRFSDPECLALIGATVAEVSG; encoded by the coding sequence ATGGCGGACCCTGACTATTTGGCTGGTCCAGAGGGCCGCAATCTGGCCTATCACCGGAGCGCAGGGAGCGGTCCGGGTGTGGTGTTCCTTGGTGGGTTCAAGTCGGACATGCAGGGCACCAAGGCGCTGTGGTTGGAAGACTGGGCGCGCGCAAAGGGGCGGGCCTTCCTGCGGTTTGACTATTCCGGGCATGGGCAATCCTCAGGCCGTTTCGAAGACGGCGCGATTGGCGATTGGGCGACGGATGCGCGGGCGGTCATCGAAGCCCTGACGGAGGGGCCACAAATTCTGGTCGGGTCCTCTATGGGGGGCTGGATTTCGCTTTTGCTGGCGCGGGCGATGCCAGAGCGGGTTGCAGGCTTGGTCACAATTGCCGCCGCGCCCGATTTCACAGAAGACGGAATGTGGGGCAGTTTTGACGCCGACCAACGGCATGCGCTGATCGAAGACGGGCAGGTTGCGTTGCCGTCAGACTATGGCGAGCCCTATATTGTCACAAGGCGGCTGATCGAGGAGGGGCGCAACAATCTGGTGTTGCGCAGCCCGCTCAATTTGCCCTTTCCGGTTCGATTTCTGCAAGGCACCTGCGATAGGGATGTGGATATGTCGGTGGCTATGCGGCTGTTGGACCATGCCACGGGGCCGGATATGCGGCTGTGTCTGGTCAAGGGAGCGGATCACCGGTTTTCCGATCCAGAGTGTTTGGCGCTGATTGGCGCGACCGTGGCAGAGGTGAGCGGGTGA
- a CDS encoding alpha/beta fold hydrolase has translation MSSEPVVFLPGMMCDARLFAPQITALSPDMAVTVAPITGGDRIEEIASDLLDVLPRRFALAGLSMGGIVAMEILRRAPDRVTRLALMDTNALAETPQSATAYEPFIIKLRTGAVAAAAQMLLRPEYLASGPRRAEVMAEVVRMAEAIGPEVIIRQTRALQRRRDYQAVLRRCQVPVLVLCGEEDGLTPVKRHRFMADLIPYANLVVVPGAGHLPVLEQPETTTAALRGWLRQPLVLQRRVDA, from the coding sequence ATGAGCAGTGAACCAGTCGTGTTCTTGCCCGGAATGATGTGCGACGCACGGCTTTTCGCGCCGCAGATAACCGCGTTGAGCCCGGATATGGCCGTGACCGTTGCGCCAATCACGGGCGGGGACCGGATCGAGGAAATCGCTTCGGACCTGCTTGATGTGCTGCCGCGCCGGTTTGCGCTTGCGGGGTTGTCGATGGGTGGGATCGTGGCGATGGAGATTTTACGCCGCGCGCCGGATCGTGTGACGCGGCTGGCGCTGATGGATACCAATGCGCTGGCCGAGACGCCGCAATCGGCCACGGCCTATGAGCCGTTCATCATCAAGCTGAGAACCGGGGCGGTGGCCGCGGCGGCGCAAATGTTGCTGCGGCCAGAGTATCTGGCATCCGGGCCACGGCGGGCGGAGGTGATGGCCGAGGTGGTGCGGATGGCCGAGGCGATTGGGCCGGAGGTGATTATCCGGCAGACGCGGGCGTTGCAGCGCCGGCGCGATTATCAGGCGGTGCTGCGGCGGTGTCAGGTGCCGGTGCTGGTGCTGTGCGGAGAAGAGGATGGGCTGACGCCGGTCAAACGGCATCGGTTCATGGCCGATCTCATCCCCTATGCCAATCTGGTGGTGGTGCCGGGGGCGGGGCATTTGCCGGTGCTGGAGCAGCCCGAGACGACGACGGCGGCGTTGCGAGGGTGGCTGCGGCAGCCGCTGGTGCTGCAACGGCGGGTGGATGCGTGA
- the phaZ gene encoding polyhydroxyalkanoate depolymerase yields the protein MRYMATYDLMESLRNTNQWLGASALSLASYPLFSMVPNPALQWMAAWGEVTERSFKRMVSKPDWGIRTFTHEDGRDHLVNIETVVSRPFGDLIHFNVSGRPEQPRKILLVAPMSGHYATLLRSTVKSLIVNCEVYVTDWHNARDIPVSEGKFDIEDYTLYLVDFMKALGPDVNVIAVCQPAPLTLAATAYLAELDPDAQPSTLTLIGGPINPDATPTDVTDFGRRVTMGQLEETMIQRVGFKYKGVGRQVYPGLLQLASFMSMNAERHSTAFSDQIMRVAGGEASDNDAHNRFYDEYLAVMDMTAEFYLSTVERIFKGLEIAQNRFVVNGHKVDLGKITRVAVKTVEGGKDDISAPGQCVAALDLCTGLPDSLKASYLEPEAGHYGIFAGRSWRNNIRPLVLDFIDANARKDPKPANKNARATG from the coding sequence ATGCGCTACATGGCCACATACGACCTGATGGAATCCCTCCGAAATACCAATCAATGGCTGGGTGCCTCCGCCCTCTCACTCGCATCCTATCCGCTTTTCAGTATGGTGCCAAACCCTGCTTTGCAATGGATGGCAGCTTGGGGTGAAGTAACAGAACGCAGCTTCAAGCGTATGGTGTCCAAGCCTGACTGGGGCATTCGCACCTTTACCCATGAGGATGGCCGCGATCACCTCGTGAACATTGAAACCGTCGTTTCGCGCCCTTTTGGCGATCTCATCCACTTCAACGTCTCGGGCCGCCCGGAACAACCGCGCAAGATCTTGCTGGTCGCGCCGATGTCGGGCCATTACGCCACGCTTCTGCGCTCGACGGTGAAATCGCTCATCGTGAATTGCGAGGTCTATGTCACCGACTGGCATAACGCGCGCGATATTCCCGTGTCCGAAGGCAAATTCGATATCGAGGATTACACCCTCTATCTTGTCGATTTCATGAAGGCACTGGGCCCAGACGTCAATGTGATCGCCGTCTGCCAGCCCGCGCCGCTGACACTGGCCGCCACCGCCTATCTGGCGGAACTGGACCCAGACGCACAGCCCAGCACGCTGACCTTGATCGGCGGGCCGATCAACCCCGATGCCACCCCAACCGATGTGACAGACTTTGGCCGCCGCGTCACCATGGGCCAGCTAGAGGAAACCATGATCCAACGGGTCGGGTTCAAGTATAAAGGCGTCGGCCGTCAGGTGTATCCTGGCCTGCTGCAACTTGCCTCGTTCATGTCAATGAATGCCGAACGCCACTCCACGGCCTTTTCGGATCAGATCATGCGTGTCGCGGGCGGCGAAGCCTCTGACAACGACGCCCACAACCGCTTTTACGATGAATATCTGGCCGTCATGGACATGACCGCCGAATTCTACCTCTCCACGGTAGAGCGTATTTTCAAAGGCTTGGAAATCGCGCAAAACCGGTTTGTCGTGAACGGGCACAAGGTGGATTTGGGCAAGATCACCCGCGTCGCCGTCAAGACCGTCGAAGGCGGCAAGGATGACATCTCGGCCCCCGGTCAATGCGTCGCGGCGCTGGATCTGTGCACCGGCCTGCCCGACAGCCTCAAGGCCAGCTATCTGGAACCCGAGGCCGGGCATTACGGCATCTTCGCGGGCCGCTCCTGGCGCAACAACATCCGGCCCTTGGTGCTCGATTTCATCGACGCCAACGCGCGCAAAGATCCCAAGCCGGCGAATAAGAACGCCCGCGCAACCGGCTAA
- a CDS encoding PHA/PHB synthase family protein, with protein MATQDDVAGQNLEKLNENLAKVEQLSQRLIQALAARNPANPTLNGPNQELFAKAAKSYWAEAVENPGKIYEQQLEYWGKSVRHFLEAQQVMLRGEPVAEEAEPDPLAGDKRFSNPLWNTHPYFRYIKQQYALNAQAIENAVGDVEDLPPKDKRRLDYFAHQIIDMMSPTNFLGTNPDALERAVATEGESLVKGLENLIADLEANSGELVVRLADDKAFKLGENIGTTQGEVVYRNRMMELIQYSPTTEQVHEIPVVIFPPWINKFYILDLKPDNSMIKWVVDQGYTLFVVSWVNADTSHAEVGMEDYIEEGFLTAIREAKAITGQKEVNAVGYCIAGTTLHMTLALMAKRGDKSVKSATFFTALTDFSEQGEFTPFLQDDFIDGIEDEVTQQGVLRSFIMGRTMSFLRSRDLIYQPAVRSYMMGEAPPAFDLLYWNGDGANLPGKMTVQYLRGLCQGNHFVTDGFEICGERLHIRDVKVPLMSITCETDHIAAWKDCYRGFQQTGAKDRTFIVSESGHIAGIVNPPTKKKYGHYTNPDLSADAEAWMEGAEYTAGSWWPRWESWLAKRSGKMISAREPGDSEHPALAPAPGTYVRKKATL; from the coding sequence ATGGCAACGCAAGACGATGTCGCAGGGCAGAATCTGGAAAAACTCAACGAGAACCTTGCCAAGGTCGAGCAGCTTTCTCAGCGGCTGATTCAAGCACTTGCTGCGCGTAATCCTGCCAACCCCACTTTGAACGGCCCCAATCAAGAGCTTTTTGCCAAGGCGGCAAAATCCTATTGGGCCGAGGCGGTTGAGAATCCCGGCAAGATCTATGAGCAGCAGCTGGAATATTGGGGCAAGTCGGTGCGCCATTTTCTAGAGGCGCAGCAGGTCATGCTGCGGGGCGAACCGGTGGCAGAGGAAGCAGAGCCCGATCCCTTGGCGGGCGACAAGCGGTTTTCCAACCCGCTGTGGAACACGCACCCCTATTTCCGTTACATCAAACAGCAATACGCGCTGAACGCACAGGCCATCGAAAATGCGGTGGGCGATGTCGAGGACCTGCCGCCTAAGGACAAGCGGCGGCTGGACTATTTCGCGCATCAGATCATCGACATGATGTCGCCCACCAATTTTCTGGGCACCAATCCCGATGCCCTGGAACGGGCCGTGGCGACTGAGGGCGAAAGCCTGGTCAAGGGGCTGGAAAACCTGATCGCGGACCTAGAGGCCAACAGCGGCGAATTGGTGGTGCGGCTGGCCGATGACAAGGCGTTCAAGCTGGGCGAGAATATCGGCACCACGCAGGGCGAGGTTGTTTACCGCAACCGCATGATGGAGCTGATCCAATACAGCCCCACGACCGAGCAGGTGCATGAGATTCCGGTTGTGATCTTTCCGCCGTGGATCAACAAATTCTATATTCTCGATCTCAAGCCTGACAACAGCATGATCAAATGGGTGGTTGATCAGGGTTACACGCTGTTTGTCGTGAGTTGGGTGAATGCCGATACGAGCCATGCCGAGGTGGGCATGGAAGATTATATCGAAGAGGGCTTTCTGACTGCGATTCGCGAGGCCAAGGCGATCACGGGCCAAAAAGAGGTGAACGCCGTCGGCTACTGCATCGCGGGCACCACCCTGCATATGACTCTGGCGTTGATGGCCAAGCGCGGGGATAAGTCGGTCAAGTCCGCGACGTTCTTTACCGCGCTCACGGATTTTTCGGAGCAGGGGGAATTTACGCCCTTCCTGCAGGATGATTTCATCGACGGGATCGAGGATGAGGTGACACAGCAGGGCGTGCTGCGATCCTTTATCATGGGGCGGACCATGTCTTTTCTGCGGTCGCGTGATCTGATTTATCAGCCCGCCGTGCGCAGCTATATGATGGGCGAGGCCCCGCCCGCGTTTGATCTGCTGTATTGGAATGGCGATGGGGCGAACCTGCCGGGCAAGATGACGGTGCAATATTTGCGTGGTCTGTGTCAGGGCAACCACTTTGTGACCGATGGATTCGAGATTTGCGGCGAGCGGTTGCATATCCGCGATGTCAAAGTGCCGCTGATGTCGATCACCTGCGAGACCGATCACATCGCCGCGTGGAAAGATTGCTATCGCGGGTTCCAGCAGACTGGGGCCAAGGACCGGACATTCATTGTTTCGGAGTCGGGCCATATCGCCGGAATTGTAAATCCGCCCACCAAGAAGAAGTATGGCCATTACACCAATCCGGATCTGAGCGCCGATGCCGAGGCGTGGATGGAAGGGGCGGAATATACCGCCGGATCGTGGTGGCCGCGGTGGGAATCGTGGTTGGCCAAGCGATCTGGCAAGATGATTTCGGCACGTGAACCGGGCGATTCGGAGCATCCGGCATTGGCCCCGGCCCCTGGCACCTATGTGCGTAAAAAGGCAACGCTTTGA
- the phaR gene encoding polyhydroxyalkanoate synthesis repressor PhaR: MADSKKPLLIKRYASRRLYNTETSDYVTLEDISEFIREGREVQIIDLKSGDDLTRQYLLQIIAEHESRGESVLPINVLNDLVRSYTTQATSVVPEFLAASFEMLRDGQSKILENMTKANPLASMPGMEAMRAQQEAFMKAMTGGFKGMGTSAPQSETPAGESKEGLDDIKKQLAELQDKLSKLGK, translated from the coding sequence TTGGCCGACTCCAAAAAACCGCTGCTGATCAAACGCTACGCCAGCAGGCGGCTCTACAATACCGAGACATCCGATTACGTGACCCTTGAGGATATCTCGGAATTCATCCGGGAAGGGCGTGAGGTGCAGATCATCGACCTCAAATCCGGGGATGATCTGACGCGGCAATACCTTCTTCAGATCATTGCCGAACACGAAAGCCGGGGTGAAAGCGTGCTGCCGATCAATGTGCTGAATGATCTGGTGCGCAGCTATACCACGCAGGCGACCAGCGTTGTGCCCGAGTTCCTTGCCGCCAGTTTCGAGATGCTGCGCGACGGGCAATCCAAGATCCTTGAGAATATGACCAAGGCGAATCCTCTGGCTTCGATGCCGGGCATGGAGGCGATGCGCGCGCAGCAAGAGGCCTTTATGAAAGCGATGACAGGTGGGTTCAAGGGCATGGGCACAAGTGCGCCCCAGTCCGAAACGCCCGCAGGTGAGAGCAAGGAGGGGCTGGATGACATCAAGAAACAGCTCGCCGAATTGCAGGACAAACTGTCGAAGCTGGGCAAATAA
- a CDS encoding LysR family transcriptional regulator: MVESPGRITLWGIEVFMAAADERSISAAARRLGASPSAVSQQLTNLEGAVGATLLQRNARPIRLTPAGEIMHRRALAILNEAAQARAELAMSHLSTLTRFRLGMIEDLEADVTPQLLTHMAGELKGCQFLLETGASHHLYDQLDARALDVIVAAELGGEADWVEVHPVLREGFAVVAPRGVIRPERDVLRQLKRLPLIQYTQRHYMGRLISSHLARQNLSIPHRFELDSYHSILALVGQGAGWSILTPLALMRARRFADQIDVFELPMAPLTRTISVTARKGILQDMPATLAEKLKPILRDTIVTPIVARHPFLGDGLSLF; this comes from the coding sequence ATGGTTGAGAGCCCGGGGCGGATAACCCTGTGGGGGATCGAAGTGTTCATGGCGGCGGCTGATGAGCGCTCTATTTCCGCTGCGGCGCGGCGGTTGGGGGCAAGCCCTTCGGCGGTGAGCCAGCAGTTGACCAATCTCGAAGGGGCGGTCGGGGCCACGCTGTTGCAGCGCAACGCGCGGCCCATCCGCCTGACGCCTGCGGGCGAGATCATGCATCGGCGTGCCTTGGCCATTCTCAACGAGGCGGCGCAGGCGCGGGCAGAGCTGGCGATGTCGCATCTGTCGACGCTGACGCGGTTCCGGCTGGGCATGATCGAGGATCTGGAGGCAGATGTGACGCCGCAGCTTTTGACCCATATGGCGGGTGAGTTGAAAGGCTGTCAGTTTCTGCTGGAGACTGGGGCCAGCCATCATCTTTATGATCAGCTTGATGCGCGCGCGCTAGACGTGATCGTTGCGGCGGAACTGGGCGGTGAGGCGGATTGGGTAGAGGTGCATCCGGTGCTGCGCGAAGGCTTTGCTGTGGTGGCCCCGCGTGGCGTGATCCGACCCGAGCGCGATGTTTTGCGGCAGCTTAAACGCCTGCCGCTCATTCAATACACGCAGCGGCATTATATGGGGCGGCTGATATCGTCCCATCTGGCGCGGCAGAATCTAAGTATTCCACACCGGTTTGAGTTGGACAGCTATCATTCCATTCTGGCCCTTGTGGGGCAGGGGGCGGGGTGGTCGATCCTGACGCCTTTGGCGCTGATGCGGGCGCGGCGCTTTGCCGATCAGATTGATGTGTTCGAATTGCCGATGGCCCCTCTGACACGTACGATCAGCGTGACGGCCCGCAAGGGGATTTTGCAGGACATGCCCGCGACCTTGGCGGAAAAGCTGAAACCCATTCTGCGTGATACGATTGTCACGCCGATTGTGGCGCGGCATCCGTTTCTGGGTGACGGTCTGTCGCTATTCTGA